CGCGAACCGGGCCGTGTCCACGCCGTTGTGGACGACCGACCAGGCCGCCGCGACCCTGGCCGCCTCGCCGGTGTGCCGCTCGGCCTCGCTCACGCAGAGGATCCGGTCCGCCCACCGGGCGCCGAACCGCTCCCAGCGCCGGGCGAGCGCGGCGGTCGTCCCCTCGACCGCCTCGAAGGACCAGGCGTGCGGCTGATACACCGTCGGAATCCGTCCCCGCACGGCGAGTCGGGCGCACAGGCCGGCCTTGGCGCTGTGCGCATGGACGAGTCCGGGCCGGACCGTACGGATCAGCCGGGCCAGTTCCCGCGTCTCGCGGAGGACGGCGGGACCGGGGTCGCGGCCGGCCCGCCAGTCGTGGGTCTCGGCGCCCTCGGCGCGGACGGCGGCGGAGAGCCCGGTGCCGGGCGGGCAGGCGACCGCGACCCGCAGGCCGGCGGCGCGCTGGAAGCGGACCAGGTCGACGACGACACGGGCGACCCCGCCGTCGCCGGGCTGGACCGCGTGCAGGACGGTGACGGACCCGGGGTCCGTGGAGAGTGGTGACCGCACGTCAGCGCCGGACGTCCGCCTGGAGGAAGACCGCGCCGAGCCAGACGGTGTCCTTCCGGCTGCCGACCCGGACGTGGACCCGGTCGCCCCCCGCGCGCAGTGCTCCCCGCAGGTCGAACACGTCGGAGTCGTATCCGAGGGTGTTCGTACGATCGGGCCGTCGTACGGTCCGACCGGTGCCGAATTCGGTGATGGTGGAGTTCAGTACGTCGTCCGCGGAATTGGCGGAATCGGAGAGGCGGGTGCTCTTCGAACGGCTCGTTTCCACCGTCAGGTAATCCCCGGAAGTGCCGCGGTCACCGTCATAGGCGATCAACCCGAGACGCCCGGAGACGCCCTTGGGAAAACGGTTTCCGTCGACCGGCACGCGCAGCTCCCCGGCGCGCGGACCGACCGTTTCGAAACCGTCCCAGACACTGATCCTGCGCAGCGGTTCCGAGGCCTTCTCGTACGCGGCGACGAGCGTCCAGCCGCCCCATCCGCCCATCGCGGAACGGCCCCCGGCCACATTGATCTGGGCGACGGTCCACAGCCCCGGGTGCGAGCGGCGGACCAGCTCGGTGACGTCGGCGGAGGCCTGGAAGGCGTCGGCGCCGTCGGCCGTGCGGTGGCCGATCACGGAGTCGGCGAGCAGCGCCTTGTACCGTCCGCCCGGCTCGGCGATCAGGACGCGG
The DNA window shown above is from Streptomyces vietnamensis and carries:
- a CDS encoding DUF3344 domain-containing protein, whose product is MRNSAVLAVGRGVVCALSCAVLSAALPGASAAAPRPREATRVPFAARHQVVQHGGIVRAANTSAKGAKGTESVNDGATIRYVDVDRDPNTYNSSRAELPVPAGARVTWARLYWGGNLRVGEQKPPKDDGRVLIAEPGGRYKALLADSVIGHRTADGADAFQASADVTELVRRSHPGLWTVAQINVAGGRSAMGGWGGWTLVAAYEKASEPLRRISVWDGFETVGPRAGELRVPVDGNRFPKGVSGRLGLIAYDGDRGTSGDYLTVETSRSKSTRLSDSANSADDVLNSTITEFGTGRTVRRPDRTNTLGYDSDVFDLRGALRAGGDRVHVRVGSRKDTVWLGAVFLQADVRR